A segment of the uncultured Desulfobulbus sp. genome:
ATCCAGAAAAACAGCAGCAGGTTTGTTGCTTGCCGGATCTTCAGAGAGCAGGTACCCTGCAGAGAATTGCAGCAGACCGGAGGACCCTTCGTATGAAAAGGTGATGGCCTGGGTAGTGAGCAGGGACTCAGCATGGGGCAGCCCGGGGAGATTCGCTTCGCTGTTTTGCAGGTGCAGGCTCAAACCTGTAAGGAAATTGTCCCCCACCCCGTACATTGCGGTGGCAAGCAGGGAGTTGACCGTGGCATTCCAGTCTGTTTGCGAGGGGGATACAGCAGTATCCGCTGCCTGTGCTGACAGATGCAGTATACAGGTCATCAGAAATGTTCCCAAAAAAAGGGAGGTGTGGCGGATAGCTTTCGTTCTCACGGGGTAAACACCTCAAAAAGGAGTCTTTATAGAACACTACTCCCGATTGAGGGGAAAAACAATGGGCAATTTTAGGAGAGCCTGTTTCCTGTGTTTCGGTTTTTTTGTAATTTGCTGGCGATGAGCCCAAAAAACACATGGCTGCCTGTTGCCTGAATGTAGCGCCAACCGAGATGGGACTGACAGACCGAGCAATGAACGATCTGCCAGGAGTAGCCAGCAAACCAGGAAAACTCGTTACTGGAAGGGTGGTACGGCGTCACGCCCGGGGCGTGCTGAAAGCAGCGCAATTCATAGGTAATGCCTGCAGGGTTGAAAAAGGTGTGGTGGTGGCTTCCGCCAGGAGAGATGGCGTGTTCTTCGGCGGTGATAGGGTGGAAGCAGTCGCAGCAGAAAAGCTGGTTCTCCTCATCAGCGGCAGGCTCCTCCCAAAAAGAGGGGGCCTGCCCTATGATGGCTTTCTGTTTACATTTTCGACAATAATTGCGGTTCTTCAGTAAGGCGGGGCGGGAATCTTCCTCTCGCCAATACTGGAAGGGAGTGGCAATGCTGGACCGAGCTGGCCAAACTCTTTGTGGAGAGCCGAAGGGAATGGGGTCAGCCCTGTGTCCGTTGCGAAGGATTTTCTTTTGCGTAGCTAACAATGGCCTGCACCATGTCATCGATAGTATAGCGTTCAGGTTGTATGTCCACACGCAACCCGTTATCACAAACCGTCTCTGCCGTGATCGGGCCAATCGCAGCGATGCGCACATTACTCAGCAAACGCTTGCGCTCCTGCTCGTCAGCTGCTCCCAGCATGGAAAGAAAGTTCGTCACAGTAGAGGACGAGGTAAAGGTGATCATGTCAACTTCCCCAGCTTCCAGCTGATCGCGCAGCTCTTCACGTCTCCCCTGCGGCGGAATGTTCTGATAGGTGGGGGCAATGGTGACCGTGGCCCCGGCATCACTGAGTGCTTCCGGCAGGATTTCCGTTGCTTTGAGTGCCCGTGGCAGGAGAATGCGGTTGCCCTTTACTTCGGTCTGCAACAGTGCTTCAGCCAACCCTTTGCCTGTAAATTTTTCAGGAATAAGGTCCGCACGAACGCCATATTTCAGCAGCTCTTCACCCGTTGCCCGACCAACCACGGCGATCTTGGTGGTCGCCAGTTTACGGCTATCAAATCCCTTATCATACAGCCGTTTAAAAAAGTAGGTAACTGCATTGAGGCTGGTCAAGAGAATCCAGGAGTAGCTGTCAATCTCCTCCAGGGCCCGGTCAAGGATGGTGTAGTCTTCCACCGGTTCAATGTGAATGGTGGAATACTCAAGACACTCGGCGCCGTTTTCTTCGAGTTTGACAACTAGATCACTGGCCTGCTCACGGGTACGGGTGACTACAATTCGTTGACCAAAGAGGGGGCGTCGCTCAAACCAGTCAATGGTTTTGCGTAGCTTGACCACCTCACCCACAATTACCAGAGCCGGTGGTTTGATGTCGGCCTTCTGAACCACGTCGCAGATGGTTTCCAAGGTGCCTTCCACCGAGAACTGCTGTGGGGTGGAAGCCCAACGCACAACCGCGACCGGAGTCTCGGGGGAGCGGCCAAACTGCATGAGTTTTTTGGTGATATTAGGCAGGGTCTTGATACCCATGTAAATGACAAGGGTACCCACACCGGTGGCCAGTTTTTCCCAGGAGATATTGGATACCCCCTTGCTCGGGTCTTCATGACCGGTGACAAAGGCGACCGAGGCTGTGTATTCCCGATGGGTAATGGGGATCCCCGCATAGGTGGCAGCGGCAGTGGCCGAGGTCACACCCGGGACCACCTCAAAATCGATCCCTTCCTTGACCAGCTGTTCGATCTCTTCAGCACCACGGCCAAAGATAAAGGGGTCACCACCCTTGAGGCGCACGACCATGTTGCCCTCTTTGGCATGATCAATCAACAGCTGGTTGATTCCCTGCTGGGTAAAGGCGTGGAGTCCACCTCCTTTTTTACCGGCATAGATGAGCTTGGCGTCTTTGGGCACATACCCCAACAGCTTGGGGTTGGCCAGATAGTCGTAGACGACCACTTCGGCGTGTTCAAGCAGGTACTTGCCACGAAGGGTAATCAGACCGGGGTCGCCGGGACCAGCACCGACAAGGTAGACCTTGCCGAACGGGGTAGGGGATGAGGATTGAGTCGTTGTCACTGTGTGTCTCTTAAGCAAAAAAAGTAAAAAGTGAAGGTCTGCTCAGGCACAGAGAAGCTTCAATAAAGGCCTGAGTTTCGTTCACGTCTGTTTAAATGGTTTAGGCGTTATTTTGGTACACCTCGTCCAAAATAGCCTTACCGCCCTGATCAAGCAGTTGCTGCGCCAGGGTTTTTCCCAGGATGGCGGCATCGGCAGCGGTGCCAGTGAGCGTGTCTGTGAGAATGCGGCTGCCGTTTACCTCAGCAATGAGGCCGGTGAGGCTAACGCTCTCTTCATTGAGAGTGGCAAAGGCTCCGATGGGTACCTGGCAGCCGCCCTCAAGTGTCAGGAGAAAGGCGCGTTCCGCAGCCACGGTGACCGCAGTTGGCTGGTGATGGAGAAACTGCAACCCTGCAAAGAGCTCACTGTCATCTTGGCGCAGCTCAATACCAAGTGCCCCCTGACTGATTGCCGGTAACATCTCGCTGGCCGGGAGCAGGGTGGTGATACGCTCAGTCATTCCAAGTCGGTTCAATCCTGCCCCGGCAAGAATGATGGCATCGTAGAGCCCCTCGTCGAGCTTGCGCAGGCGGGTGTCGATATTCCCGCGCAGGTCAACAATGTTGAGATCCGGACGCAGGGCAGCAAGCTGTGATTTACGGCGTAGGCTCGAAGTTCCCATGGTCGCGCCTTGGGGGAGGACGGCGATGGACTCGTATTTGTTAGAAATAAAAGCGTCAAAAGGTGTTTCCCGTACAGGAATAATGCCGATATGCAGCCCTTCGGGCAATTCCGTGGGCACATCCTTCATTGAATGCACGGCAAGATCCACCTCGCCGGCGAGCAGGGCGTCTTCTATTTCTTTGACAAAGAGCCCTTTGCCGCCGACCTTGGCCAGCGGGACATCCAGAATTTTATCGCCTTTGGTGGTGATCTTGACCAGCTCGACCTGGGTTTGCGGGTGTGCCTGCTCGATCTGATTTTTGACCCAGGTCGATTGGGTGACGGCAAGTAAGCTGGCGCGTGTTCCTATGCGTAAGGTCGTTCTCATTCCCTGTCCTGTGGAAGTAACCTGAAATCAATTGGTCTGGCAGCAGCCTGCGTGATGGCGCAAAGAGTGAAAGATGAGGCAAGAAAGAATGAGTGGTTCTCTTTCCTGCGGAGCACACGCTTGCTGCCGTAGCGAATCAGGTAAAAGCGTTTTGAGATATACTTTTGGTATTTTGGTGCCTGGTTGCCTTGATCAAAAAAATGTTTTTGGGTGACATCTTTCAAGATGCGACAAACAGCCAATGGTAGGGGCATATACTTTTTTCGCCGTTATTTGTCAATTTGCATGATTTCTCAGCAACGATACGTGTAGAGCTGTTGGGTTCCTTTGTCACCACCAACCTACCCTAGTCCCGGGAGAGAAGGGAGGTTGGTGGTGACAAAGGAACCCAAATATAAAAAGTGTTTCAAATATATTATTTGACAGGCTTGTTGAAATTCAGCCGAGGTTCAGTGGTCATCAAAAAAAAACGTTCCTGCGCAGAGAAGCACAGGAACGTTTGAATGTCGGAAGCTAAAAAAGCTCTTTCCTTACGGCAACTGACCCATGATATCAGTGGAAACTTCCTTGATGTTTTTGGAACCATCAACGGAGATAACCGGAGCGCCGCCCAGGTTTTTGAAGTAGTTGACAGCAGCCATGGTGCCGGTGGTCTCATCGTAGTAGATGTCGTGACGTTTGTTGATTGCTCCCTCGTCCTGATCATCGGCGCGGGCGGACAGCTCGCCACCACAAACACGGCAAACCAGTTTGCCGTCTTTCTCGACCGGCTTAATAGCGTCAAAGGCGATGTGGTTGGGATGGTTGTTGTCGTTGGCGCAGAGGCGGCGACCCATGATGCGGTCTTTGGCGATCTGACGATCCAGCATGATCTCAACAACGCAGTCCAGTTTCATGTCAGCTTCTTTCAGGGCTTTGTCCAGAGCCTCGGCCTGGGCCAGAGAGCGGGGGAAACCGTCGAGCAGCCAACCTTTCTCTTTAGATTTACCCAGGGTCTCAAGAACCATGGGGATGGTGATTTCGTCAGGAACGAGATCGCCACGATCGATATATTCTTTGGCTTTTTTACCCAACTCGGTACCGCCTTTGATGTGCTCGCGGAAGATGGCGCCGGATTCGATGTGATCGATGCCATATTTTTCTTTAATGATCGCGCCTTGGGTACCTTTACCGCTGCCGTTCGGGCCGAAAGTAAGGATGTTCATGCCGGCTTCCTCCATGTTTGATTCAAAGGATTGTTAGGTAACGTCTTTATATAATTAGTGAAAATAAGGGCCGAAAAATGAATGACCTCTCATTGCCTTGGGGCAATATACAGTACCTGGCCTGAATGCGCCAGAGAAAATGATAATTTGAATCAGGGGAAGTGATAAAGGCTGCTAAAGTCCGGAAAACAAATGGATGTTGGGCAGCAGCTCTCCGCTAAAGTGAAAGGCTCTCTGGGGCAGCAGGGGGAATACCTCGCAAACGGCCACGGGTGGGGTATTCTATACTTTTTGACAAGGCTTGGGAAAGAGAGTAGAAATCCGCGCAGAAAAAAGATTGTGGCGCACCTTATAAAGGGGATCTTGAATAATTAGATTTTTCAATCAAGGCCAAGGATTGCGCAAAATTTTACCGCAGGCATATAGATAATATTCCGAGGATAAAATTTTAAGCGTGACGCCGGGATTGGCAGAAAAAGCAATTATTCAAGATTCCCTAAAGCCTTGTCCCTTTCCCTTCTGTACCCGGGCTCTCATTGTTTACTTTTTAAGAGGGGCCTGGCCGACAGGGGCAAAGGTGCGACAATTGCTCAGAGACGATACTCCCTATTCCATTTTTAGAGGTGACAACGGGTATGAAGGAAATCAAGGTCGGATTGATCGGTTTTGGTACGGTGGGTAAAGGCTTGGCAGAGGTGCTCTTCTCGCAGCGTGAGAGGCTTGTCAAACGTTCCGGTATGACTATTCGTCTGGCGGGCGTTGCCGACCATGGAACAACCGAACTGCCGGAGAAATTTGCCGATGTGACTCTGACCAGGGATGCTCGTGAGCTGATCAACAATCCTGAGATTGATATCATCGTTGAATTGATCGGTGGGATGGAGCCCGCCAAGACCTTTGTTCTTGAAGCCATCGCAGCGGGCAAGCATGTG
Coding sequences within it:
- the cobA gene encoding uroporphyrinogen-III C-methyltransferase; translated protein: MTTTQSSSPTPFGKVYLVGAGPGDPGLITLRGKYLLEHAEVVVYDYLANPKLLGYVPKDAKLIYAGKKGGGLHAFTQQGINQLLIDHAKEGNMVVRLKGGDPFIFGRGAEEIEQLVKEGIDFEVVPGVTSATAAATYAGIPITHREYTASVAFVTGHEDPSKGVSNISWEKLATGVGTLVIYMGIKTLPNITKKLMQFGRSPETPVAVVRWASTPQQFSVEGTLETICDVVQKADIKPPALVIVGEVVKLRKTIDWFERRPLFGQRIVVTRTREQASDLVVKLEENGAECLEYSTIHIEPVEDYTILDRALEEIDSYSWILLTSLNAVTYFFKRLYDKGFDSRKLATTKIAVVGRATGEELLKYGVRADLIPEKFTGKGLAEALLQTEVKGNRILLPRALKATEILPEALSDAGATVTIAPTYQNIPPQGRREELRDQLEAGEVDMITFTSSSTVTNFLSMLGAADEQERKRLLSNVRIAAIGPITAETVCDNGLRVDIQPERYTIDDMVQAIVSYAKENPSQRTQG
- a CDS encoding adenylate kinase; its protein translation is MNILTFGPNGSGKGTQGAIIKEKYGIDHIESGAIFREHIKGGTELGKKAKEYIDRGDLVPDEITIPMVLETLGKSKEKGWLLDGFPRSLAQAEALDKALKEADMKLDCVVEIMLDRQIAKDRIMGRRLCANDNNHPNHIAFDAIKPVEKDGKLVCRVCGGELSARADDQDEGAINKRHDIYYDETTGTMAAVNYFKNLGGAPVISVDGSKNIKEVSTDIMGQLP
- the hemC gene encoding hydroxymethylbilane synthase — its product is MRTTLRIGTRASLLAVTQSTWVKNQIEQAHPQTQVELVKITTKGDKILDVPLAKVGGKGLFVKEIEDALLAGEVDLAVHSMKDVPTELPEGLHIGIIPVRETPFDAFISNKYESIAVLPQGATMGTSSLRRKSQLAALRPDLNIVDLRGNIDTRLRKLDEGLYDAIILAGAGLNRLGMTERITTLLPASEMLPAISQGALGIELRQDDSELFAGLQFLHHQPTAVTVAAERAFLLTLEGGCQVPIGAFATLNEESVSLTGLIAEVNGSRILTDTLTGTAADAAILGKTLAQQLLDQGGKAILDEVYQNNA